The stretch of DNA TCGCCGCGGCAGCATACAGTACCTATCTTCCTCTGGTCTTATCAACTTCAGATGTTCCAGTCGTGATTCCGAAAACCACCGTTGTACTCGATAAGACGACTGCTGAAGTGATCGAAGATATATCTGCAGACTATACGGCAATCACCTTCACCCAGACAACGCAGGGACTTAACGACGTACAAGTGGGGGATGTCATTGTTTCCGAGCCTGCACCTAACGCGCCCTACGGTTTGCTGGCAAAGGTCAACTCGGTAACCACATCCAGTGGTGATGTAGTGGTGGGTATTGAGCCTGCTGCACTGGATGAAGCCATTGAGTCCGGTTCTGCACACATTTCACAAAAACTGAGACTGGATCAGGGCACAACAACTTTTGCCCTGCCTGGTGTCTCAACCATTGCTTCTCCTGAACTTAATGATGAATTCTATATCGAATTGCAAGATGTGGTCCTGTATGACGACGATGGAGATTTAGACACCACAAATGACCAGATTGTTGCACATGGGTATATCCGCCTTGAACCTGGCTTTTCTCTTGATCTGGAAGTGCGCCATTGGGAACTCAAGAACCTAAACTTTACCACGACTGCTAATGAGACATTTGAACTTGAAGTGGAGAACAAAACCGATTTACAGTTCAAGAAAGAAAAGTTAATATTTGAACATCACTTTGAGGATCCACCAGTCACCTTTATGATTGGGTCATTACCTGTTGTCGTCGTACCAGTTCTTAGAGTATATGTGGGTATCGATGGGACTGCACATACAGTGGTAACTACAGGTATCGAGCAGCAAGCAACGCTCACCGCTGGATTGCAATATCGAAACGGAACATGGTCACCTATAACCGATTTTAACAATGAGTTTTTCTTTCATATCCCCAGATTAACCGCTGATGCAGATGTAAAAGGGTACATCAGTGGCGAACTGGATTTATTGTTATATGGATTAACCGGCCCATACGCCAAAGTTACTCCCTACTTGCAATTACATGCCAACACCAATGAAACACCGTGGTGGGTGCTGTATGGAGGAGTTGAAGTCCCCGCTGGGGTAAAAATCGAGGTTTTAAGTCACCAGATTGCTGAATATGAAACCACCTTGATTGATTATAAAATTCCTCTCATTGAAGCGCAAACCAACAACCCGCCAAACACACCTGGTAATCCATCACCTCCAAATGGATCAATTATTTATGATCCAAACATAAATCTCAGCT from Gammaproteobacteria bacterium encodes:
- a CDS encoding choice-of-anchor D domain-containing protein, which produces MTKSNGFRMVISFLTLLGMFISLFSSAYAAAYLSPPPRTITNAPSADTIAPAPVLALQAERGTAPGTVKLSWIAPGDDSTAGTAAQYIIRYNSEPISEDNWASSSDVVGEPTPSPAGSLEQMTVTGLTQGMIYYFAIKTRDEAGNISTISNTPRAVAAAAYSTYLPLVLSTSDVPVVIPKTTVVLDKTTAEVIEDISADYTAITFTQTTQGLNDVQVGDVIVSEPAPNAPYGLLAKVNSVTTSSGDVVVGIEPAALDEAIESGSAHISQKLRLDQGTTTFALPGVSTIASPELNDEFYIELQDVVLYDDDGDLDTTNDQIVAHGYIRLEPGFSLDLEVRHWELKNLNFTTTANETFELEVENKTDLQFKKEKLIFEHHFEDPPVTFMIGSLPVVVVPVLRVYVGIDGTAHTVVTTGIEQQATLTAGLQYRNGTWSPITDFNNEFFFHIPRLTADADVKGYISGELDLLLYGLTGPYAKVTPYLQLHANTNETPWWVLYGGVEVPAGVKIEVLSHQIAEYETTLIDYKIPLIEAQTNNPPNTPGNPSPPNGSIIYDPNINLSWSSGDPDGDNVTYDLYLEAEDSTPDVLMTSNYMTTTFNTGGLTPDTDYYWQVVARDEHDAVNSGPIWTFHTASDLSSGEITVRNDSNGVEIPDGDTTPSVSEGTDFGSVDINGATATQWFRIWNDGSDFLYLTGDPIVQLTGCSDFTITAQPGDTSISPYHNSVQFLVTFDPTTVGLCSAEISIPNSDADENPYNFTIQGTGTITNSGEITVRNDSNGVEIPDGDVSVNFFL